From one Catellatospora sp. IY07-71 genomic stretch:
- a CDS encoding glycosyl hydrolase family 28-related protein has translation MKLRSTLLAAVAATGLLAASSPAQAAAPALPTLPTLPGTALPLPALPGGPGAQVPFTEYEAESARTDGAVLAATRAFTKLAAEASGRRAVALDAGEYVEFTLAKAANAVDVRYSVPDGATASLIVSANGTAVGSLALTSAYAHVYGNYPYTNEPADRGQHHYFDDARTLLGRTLAAGTRVRLRASAPAVVDLADFELVAAAPAKPDGFLDALAFGADPTGAADSGQALQDAIDAARDQQRGLWIPPGEYAVTRKLQVDRVTVQGAGPWHTVLRGAGVGVFGNAAPTPSTAVHLSGFAVFGGTAGRDDATIDSGFGGSLSDSSISNVWVEHVKVGMWFDGPSENLVIDGGRIKNVWADGLNLHDGVSRSTVGNLFVRNTGDDGMAMWSASHADTGNTFAHNTVALPMLANGFAVYGGRDNTVRDNIAADTVTQGGGVHVGNRFGASPLAGTTTIARNLLVRTGSLVPNEPTQIGALWFWAADGPMTGAVKVQDVSLVDSSYAGLHFFGKSITNVSVERVTVAGAGTVALQLQAPGAATFAGVVAFGLGGTGVHDCGSGFTVTRGAGNLGWSGTRCGFAPAGQLEIAQATGVDYGFQPLGTDAVQPIAITNPGPEPVTVEAVVPPRGYTVDGVCPVIAVGATCTLSVRFAPAASGNYAGLLTVHSSSPAGPYVVGLRGIGFDPDGNLALGRDITSSSQAGWWIAPPNLVDGDPATYFESQNGTFPQTVTLDLGHQVEIRRIVLKLPANWGGRRQTIAVAADGAPLVPAAEHLFAPETGNVVTIAFPAVTARELTLTFTSNTGWPAAQLSEFEVYAH, from the coding sequence ATGAAGCTCCGCTCCACCCTGCTGGCCGCGGTCGCCGCGACCGGCCTGCTCGCGGCGTCGAGCCCGGCGCAGGCGGCGGCCCCCGCCCTCCCCACCCTGCCGACCCTGCCCGGCACCGCGCTGCCGCTGCCCGCCCTGCCCGGCGGCCCCGGCGCGCAGGTCCCGTTCACCGAGTACGAAGCCGAGTCGGCGCGCACCGACGGCGCCGTGCTCGCGGCCACCCGGGCGTTCACCAAGCTTGCCGCCGAGGCGTCCGGCCGCCGCGCGGTCGCCCTCGACGCGGGCGAGTACGTCGAGTTCACCCTGGCCAAGGCGGCCAACGCGGTGGACGTGCGCTACTCGGTGCCGGACGGCGCCACCGCCTCGCTCATCGTCAGCGCCAACGGCACGGCCGTCGGCTCGCTGGCGCTGACCTCGGCGTACGCCCACGTGTACGGCAACTACCCGTACACGAACGAGCCCGCCGACCGGGGGCAGCACCACTACTTCGACGACGCGCGCACGCTGCTCGGCCGCACGCTGGCCGCAGGCACCCGGGTGCGGCTGCGGGCGAGCGCCCCCGCCGTGGTCGACCTGGCCGACTTCGAGCTGGTCGCGGCCGCTCCGGCCAAGCCGGACGGCTTCCTGGACGCGCTCGCCTTCGGCGCCGACCCGACCGGAGCCGCCGACTCGGGCCAGGCCCTGCAGGACGCGATCGACGCGGCCCGCGACCAGCAGCGCGGCCTGTGGATCCCGCCGGGCGAGTACGCGGTGACCCGCAAGCTCCAGGTCGACCGGGTGACCGTGCAGGGCGCGGGCCCGTGGCACACCGTGCTGCGCGGCGCGGGCGTCGGCGTGTTCGGCAACGCCGCGCCGACCCCGAGCACCGCCGTGCACCTGTCCGGCTTCGCGGTGTTCGGCGGCACGGCCGGCCGCGACGACGCCACCATCGACAGCGGCTTCGGCGGCTCGCTGAGCGACTCCAGCATCAGCAACGTGTGGGTCGAGCACGTCAAGGTCGGCATGTGGTTCGACGGCCCGTCGGAGAACCTCGTCATCGACGGCGGCCGGATCAAGAACGTATGGGCCGACGGCCTGAACCTGCACGACGGCGTCAGCCGGTCCACGGTCGGCAACCTGTTCGTGCGCAACACCGGCGACGACGGCATGGCCATGTGGTCGGCGAGCCACGCCGACACCGGCAACACGTTCGCGCACAACACCGTCGCGCTGCCGATGCTGGCCAACGGCTTCGCGGTGTACGGCGGCCGGGACAACACGGTGCGCGACAACATCGCCGCCGACACCGTCACCCAGGGCGGCGGCGTGCACGTCGGCAACCGGTTCGGCGCGAGCCCGCTCGCCGGGACCACCACCATCGCCCGGAACCTGCTGGTGCGCACCGGCAGCCTGGTGCCCAACGAGCCGACCCAGATCGGCGCGCTGTGGTTCTGGGCGGCCGACGGGCCGATGACCGGCGCGGTCAAGGTCCAGGACGTGTCGCTGGTGGACAGCTCGTACGCGGGCCTGCACTTCTTCGGCAAGAGCATCACGAACGTGTCGGTGGAGCGGGTGACCGTGGCCGGGGCGGGCACCGTCGCGCTGCAGCTGCAGGCGCCGGGCGCGGCCACTTTCGCCGGGGTGGTCGCCTTCGGGCTGGGCGGCACCGGCGTGCACGACTGCGGCAGCGGCTTCACGGTGACCCGCGGCGCGGGCAACCTGGGCTGGTCCGGCACCCGGTGCGGCTTCGCGCCCGCCGGGCAGCTGGAGATCGCGCAGGCCACCGGCGTGGACTACGGCTTCCAGCCGCTGGGCACGGACGCGGTCCAGCCGATCGCGATCACCAACCCGGGACCGGAGCCGGTCACGGTCGAGGCCGTGGTGCCGCCGCGCGGGTACACCGTGGACGGGGTGTGCCCGGTCATCGCGGTCGGGGCCACCTGCACCCTGTCCGTGCGCTTCGCGCCCGCGGCGTCCGGCAACTACGCCGGGCTGCTCACCGTGCACAGCAGCTCGCCCGCGGGGCCGTACGTGGTGGGCCTGCGCGGCATCGGCTTCGACCCGGACGGCAACCTGGCGCTGGGGCGCGACATCACGTCCAGCTCGCAGGCCGGGTGGTGGATCGCCCCGCCGAACCTGGTCGACGGCGATCCGGCGACGTACTTCGAGAGCCAGAACGGCACGTTCCCGCAGACCGTCACCCTGGACCTGGGCCACCAGGTGGAGATCCGCCGGATCGTGCTGAAGCTGCCCGCCAACTGGGGCGGCCGCCGGCAGACCATCGCGGTCGCGGCCGACGGAGCGCCGCTGGTGCCCGCCGCGGAGCACCTGTTCGCCCCGGAGACCGGCAACGTCGTCACCATCGCCTTCCCCGCCGTCACGGCGCGGGAGCTGACCCTGACGTTCACGTCGAACACCGGCTGGCCCGCCGCGCAGCTCTCCGAGTTCGAGGTGTACGCCCACTGA
- a CDS encoding glycoside hydrolase family 3 N-terminal domain-containing protein yields the protein MTGEGVTRRGLLAGLGSAAVAAGLGACRAKDTPVPAAQPTPSPSPSPADEAALRKKIARMLIVGFRGATVGPDDWIMRAIREQGLGGVILFDRDQLTGDSRNINSPDQVTTLVDTLAGAAPHGLIVSIDQEGGRIARLGPQNGFPATKSPAEIGATNSPPITRAWAAGMAHTLVQIGVNFDFAPVADLAVNPDNPAVAQLQRSFSADPDVVVSCCTDFIGEFRKASVRTSIKHFPGLGSATGNTDFEAVDVTDTWTRAEIEPFQRLIAAGTVDTVMVTHFLNRKLDPERPVSLSKAVVTDLLRGQLGWDGVVVTDDMQAVAITSRYGRDEATTYALQAGVDQLVFCNQAVYDTAIVEQTVDLVLRLIREGKVSPAQIDRSVARIDALWPPR from the coding sequence GTGACGGGCGAGGGAGTCACCCGCCGCGGCCTGCTCGCCGGGCTGGGCTCCGCCGCGGTGGCGGCGGGGCTGGGCGCATGCCGCGCCAAGGACACGCCGGTGCCCGCGGCGCAGCCCACCCCCTCCCCCAGCCCGAGCCCGGCCGATGAGGCCGCGCTGCGCAAGAAGATCGCCCGGATGCTGATCGTCGGGTTCCGCGGCGCCACGGTCGGCCCGGACGACTGGATCATGCGGGCGATCCGCGAGCAGGGGCTCGGCGGCGTCATCCTCTTCGATCGCGACCAGCTGACCGGGGACAGCCGGAACATCAACTCCCCGGACCAGGTCACCACCCTGGTCGACACGCTGGCCGGAGCCGCGCCGCACGGGCTGATCGTCTCCATCGACCAGGAGGGCGGCCGGATCGCCCGCCTCGGCCCGCAGAACGGCTTCCCCGCGACGAAGTCGCCGGCTGAGATCGGCGCGACGAACTCCCCGCCGATCACCCGGGCCTGGGCCGCCGGCATGGCGCACACGCTGGTCCAGATCGGGGTGAACTTCGACTTCGCCCCGGTCGCCGACCTCGCGGTCAACCCGGACAACCCGGCGGTCGCCCAGCTCCAGCGCAGCTTCTCGGCCGATCCCGACGTCGTGGTGTCCTGCTGCACCGACTTCATCGGCGAGTTCCGCAAAGCCTCGGTGCGCACCTCGATCAAGCACTTCCCGGGGCTGGGCAGCGCGACCGGCAACACCGACTTCGAGGCCGTCGACGTCACCGACACCTGGACGCGCGCCGAGATCGAGCCGTTCCAGCGGCTGATCGCCGCGGGCACGGTGGACACCGTGATGGTCACCCACTTCCTGAACCGGAAGCTCGACCCCGAGCGCCCGGTGTCGCTGTCCAAGGCGGTGGTGACCGACCTGCTGCGCGGGCAGCTCGGCTGGGACGGCGTCGTGGTCACCGACGACATGCAGGCCGTGGCCATCACCAGCCGCTACGGCCGGGACGAGGCCACCACGTACGCCCTGCAGGCCGGGGTGGACCAGCTCGTCTTCTGCAACCAGGCGGTCTACGACACCGCGATCGTGGAGCAGACCGTGGACCTGGTGCTGCGGCTGATCCGCGAGGGCAAGGTCAGCCCGGCGCAGATCGACCGCTCGGTCGCCCGCATCGACGCCCTCTGGCCGCCACGATGA
- a CDS encoding serine hydrolase, whose amino-acid sequence MTGRAAGSAAPPGPPRVSRRGLLAGAGALLAGVAAGCAAAGPLPTASPRAPGDDLPARLDAAVTGTMRQLGIPGAIVGLSVPGIVEYSQVFGVADDVSGRPMSLAEHVRIGSVTKTFTGTAVLRLVEDRLLALSDPIARFVGGLPSGDRITLRMLGDMRSGLYSYEQDPAFVAAMLAELPQGPDAGAVTPAQLVDVSAARPLAFPPGSRFEYVDVNAVLLGMVVERVTGRPLGDYLREHVFAPLRLSESVYPASGALPEPYAHGYTRGAGGAVTDASLWNPAWAGAAGAIVSTFADMKTWALALGKGTLLDPQTQSVRLGRVPESGPAAAYRFAIFESGGWWGHNGSIPGYTSVVMSIPQRSATLVVLANTDVPPVHAAGALAAAVTRLATPDHVYAQLDGARRATPSPTPGR is encoded by the coding sequence ATGACCGGACGCGCCGCCGGGTCCGCCGCGCCGCCGGGTCCGCCGCGCGTCTCCCGCCGGGGACTGCTCGCCGGAGCGGGCGCGCTGCTCGCCGGCGTTGCGGCAGGCTGTGCGGCGGCCGGGCCGCTGCCGACCGCCTCGCCGCGCGCGCCCGGCGACGACCTGCCGGCCCGGCTCGATGCCGCCGTCACCGGCACGATGCGGCAGCTGGGCATCCCCGGCGCGATCGTCGGCCTCTCGGTGCCCGGGATCGTCGAATACAGCCAGGTCTTCGGGGTCGCCGACGACGTCTCCGGCCGCCCGATGAGCCTCGCCGAGCACGTGCGGATCGGCAGCGTGACCAAGACGTTCACCGGCACCGCCGTGCTGCGGCTGGTCGAGGACAGGCTGCTGGCCCTCAGCGATCCGATCGCGAGGTTCGTCGGCGGCCTGCCCTCCGGCGACCGGATCACCCTGCGCATGCTCGGCGACATGCGGAGCGGCCTGTACTCGTACGAGCAGGACCCGGCGTTCGTCGCGGCGATGCTGGCCGAGCTGCCCCAGGGGCCGGACGCGGGCGCGGTCACCCCGGCGCAGCTGGTGGACGTCAGCGCCGCGCGCCCGCTGGCCTTCCCGCCCGGCAGCCGCTTCGAGTACGTCGACGTCAACGCCGTGCTGCTCGGCATGGTGGTGGAGCGGGTGACCGGGCGGCCGCTCGGCGACTACCTGCGTGAGCACGTCTTCGCGCCGCTGCGGCTGTCCGAATCGGTCTATCCCGCGTCCGGGGCCCTGCCGGAGCCGTACGCGCACGGCTACACGCGGGGCGCGGGCGGCGCGGTCACCGACGCCTCGCTGTGGAACCCGGCCTGGGCCGGGGCGGCGGGCGCCATCGTGTCGACGTTCGCGGACATGAAGACCTGGGCGCTGGCGCTGGGCAAGGGCACCCTGCTGGATCCGCAGACACAGTCGGTCCGGCTGGGACGGGTGCCGGAGAGCGGACCCGCCGCAGCGTACCGGTTCGCGATCTTCGAGAGCGGCGGCTGGTGGGGACACAACGGGAGCATCCCCGGCTACACCAGCGTGGTGATGTCGATCCCGCAGCGCAGCGCCACACTGGTGGTGCTCGCCAACACCGACGTGCCCCCGGTGCACGCGGCGGGCGCGCTGGCCGCGGCGGTCACCCGGCTGGCCACCCCGGACCACGTGTACGCGCAGCTCGACGGGGCTCGCCGGGCCACACCGTCCCCCACACCCGGGCGCTAG
- the tnpB gene encoding IS607 family element RNA-guided endonuclease TnpB, translating to MSDVVGAVVVQAYRFALDPTPAQDRDLHRHAGAGRFAFNWALAAVRANLGQRAAERTYGLDGEQLTPALGWNLPALRRAWNTAKPEVAPWWAQCSKEAYNTGLDGLARALGNWSASRSGRRAGARVGFPRFRSRRRVTPSVRFTTGAIRVEDTRHHVTLPRLGRIRTHESTRKLARRLHAGTARIMSATVRHTGGRWHVSFTVQVTRTARTPAHPQATVGVDLGITSLAVLSTGQLVPNPRHLTRAQARLRAAARTLSQRQGPDRRTGQQPSRRWRQAKTRLTRAHARVANLRADGLHKLTSALAATYGTIVVEDLNIAGMIRNRRLARHIADAGWATLRRQLEYKTTWNVGRLVVADRWFASTKTCSSCGVVKPKLPLRVRTYTCEHCGLRLDRDLNAAVNLQQYVDRSGRQTQNGRGADRETTLVVAGGCETTTPHHPGGSDGDRRPATADCNTSGH from the coding sequence GTGTCCGATGTGGTTGGTGCTGTCGTGGTTCAGGCGTACCGGTTCGCCCTGGACCCGACCCCGGCCCAGGACCGAGACCTGCACCGCCACGCCGGAGCCGGGCGGTTCGCGTTCAACTGGGCCCTGGCCGCGGTGCGCGCCAACCTCGGCCAGCGCGCCGCCGAACGCACCTACGGCCTGGACGGTGAGCAGCTGACCCCTGCGCTGGGCTGGAACCTGCCCGCCCTGCGCCGCGCCTGGAACACCGCCAAACCCGAGGTCGCGCCGTGGTGGGCGCAGTGCTCGAAGGAGGCGTACAACACCGGCCTGGATGGGCTGGCGCGGGCGCTGGGCAACTGGTCGGCGTCGCGGTCGGGCCGCCGCGCCGGTGCGCGGGTTGGGTTCCCGCGGTTCCGGTCGCGGCGGCGGGTGACACCGTCGGTGCGGTTCACCACCGGCGCCATCCGCGTCGAGGACACCCGCCACCATGTGACCCTGCCCAGGCTGGGCCGCATCCGCACCCACGAGTCCACCCGCAAACTCGCCCGCCGCCTGCACGCGGGCACCGCCCGGATCATGTCGGCCACCGTCCGCCACACCGGCGGGCGCTGGCACGTGTCGTTCACCGTGCAGGTCACCCGCACCGCGCGCACCCCCGCCCACCCGCAGGCCACCGTCGGCGTCGACCTCGGGATCACCAGCCTGGCGGTGCTGTCCACCGGGCAGCTCGTGCCCAACCCCCGCCACCTGACCCGGGCACAAGCGCGGCTGCGCGCCGCCGCGCGGACCCTGTCCCAGCGCCAGGGCCCCGACCGGCGCACCGGCCAGCAGCCGTCCCGGCGCTGGCGGCAGGCCAAGACCCGCCTGACCCGCGCACACGCCCGCGTCGCGAACCTGCGCGCCGACGGCCTGCACAAACTCACTTCGGCCCTCGCCGCGACCTACGGGACGATCGTGGTCGAGGACCTCAACATCGCCGGGATGATCCGCAACCGGCGCCTGGCCCGGCACATCGCCGACGCCGGGTGGGCCACCCTGCGCCGCCAGCTGGAATACAAGACCACCTGGAACGTCGGCCGGCTGGTCGTCGCCGACCGGTGGTTCGCCTCCACGAAGACCTGTTCGTCCTGCGGCGTGGTGAAACCCAAGCTGCCGCTGCGGGTACGGACCTACACCTGCGAGCACTGCGGCCTGCGCTTGGACCGTGATCTCAACGCGGCGGTCAACCTGCAGCAGTACGTCGACCGGAGTGGCCGGCAGACGCAAAACGGCCGTGGAGCCGACCGTGAGACCACCCTCGTGGTGGCAGGTGGCTGTGAAACGACCACCCCGCACCACCCCGGTGGGTCAGACGGGGACCGTCGGCCGGCAACGGCCGACTGCAACACGAGTGGTCACTAG
- the glyA gene encoding serine hydroxymethyltransferase → MTGLDRTLAECDPEVDAALRAELGRQRDTLEMIASENFAPLAVLQAQGSVLTNKYAEGYPGRRYYGGCEHVDVVERLAIERVKALFGAAYANVQPHSGAQANAAAMAALLQPGDTILGLDLAHGGHLTHGMRINFSGRLYRAVAYRVSEHDGRVDLAEVERLAHEHRPQLIIAGWSAYPRQLDFAAFRRIADAVGARLMVDMAHFAGLVAAGLHANPVPYADVVTTTTHKTLGGPRGGVVLTCHEDVARKVDSAVFPGQQGGPLQHVIAAKAVAFKLAAEPEFTERQRRTLGGARLLAQRLSEPDVAGAGISVLTGGTDVHLVLVDLRDSALDGRQAEDRLHAVGITVNRNAVPGDPRPPLVTSGLRVGTAALAARGFTEPDFVEVADVVAQALLPSFDGAVAAWLRSRVAALTAAHPLYPAL, encoded by the coding sequence GTGACCGGGCTGGACCGCACGCTGGCCGAGTGCGACCCCGAGGTGGACGCGGCGCTGCGCGCCGAGCTGGGCCGCCAGCGCGACACCCTGGAGATGATCGCGAGCGAGAACTTCGCGCCGCTCGCGGTGCTGCAGGCGCAGGGTTCGGTGCTCACCAACAAGTACGCCGAGGGTTACCCCGGCCGCCGCTACTACGGCGGTTGCGAGCACGTCGACGTGGTGGAGCGGCTGGCGATCGAGCGGGTCAAGGCGCTGTTCGGCGCGGCGTACGCGAACGTGCAGCCGCACTCGGGCGCGCAGGCCAACGCGGCCGCGATGGCGGCGCTGCTCCAGCCCGGCGACACCATCCTCGGCCTGGACCTGGCGCACGGCGGCCACCTCACGCACGGCATGCGGATCAACTTCTCCGGCCGTCTCTACCGCGCGGTGGCCTACCGGGTGTCCGAGCACGACGGGCGGGTGGACCTGGCCGAGGTCGAGCGGCTCGCGCACGAGCACCGGCCGCAGCTGATCATCGCGGGCTGGTCGGCGTACCCCCGGCAGCTCGACTTCGCCGCGTTCCGGCGCATCGCCGACGCGGTGGGCGCCCGGCTCATGGTGGACATGGCGCACTTCGCGGGGCTGGTCGCGGCGGGGCTGCACGCCAACCCGGTGCCGTACGCGGACGTGGTGACCACCACGACCCACAAGACGCTCGGCGGCCCGCGCGGTGGCGTGGTGCTGACCTGCCACGAGGACGTCGCGCGCAAGGTCGACAGCGCGGTCTTCCCGGGTCAGCAGGGCGGGCCGCTGCAGCACGTGATCGCCGCGAAGGCGGTGGCGTTCAAGCTCGCGGCCGAGCCGGAGTTCACCGAGCGGCAGCGGCGTACGCTCGGCGGCGCGCGGCTGCTGGCGCAGCGGCTGTCCGAGCCGGACGTAGCCGGGGCCGGGATCAGCGTGCTCACCGGCGGCACGGACGTGCATCTGGTGCTGGTGGATCTGCGCGATTCGGCGCTGGACGGCAGGCAGGCCGAGGACCGGCTGCACGCGGTCGGGATCACGGTCAACCGCAACGCGGTGCCGGGTGATCCGCGCCCGCCGCTGGTCACCTCCGGGCTGCGCGTCGGCACGGCGGCGCTGGCCGCCCGGGGCTTCACCGAGCCGGACTTCGTGGAGGTCGCGGACGTGGTCGCGCAGGCGCTGCTGCCGTCCTTCGACGGCGCGGTCGCGGCCTGGCTGCGCTCCCGGGTGGCCGCCCTCACCGCGGCGCACCCGCTCTACCCGGCGCTCTAG
- the gcvH gene encoding glycine cleavage system protein GcvH, with the protein MSSAVPAHLRYTRDHEWLDGGDVATVGITAFAADALGDVVFLELPAPGRTVAAGEPCGEIESTKSVSELYAPAAGEIVAVNEAAAAEPGLLNSDPYGQGWLFRLRLTGTPELLDAAAYAAFTGEAA; encoded by the coding sequence GTGAGCAGTGCCGTGCCCGCGCACCTGCGCTACACCCGTGACCACGAATGGCTGGACGGCGGCGACGTCGCGACCGTCGGCATCACCGCGTTCGCCGCCGACGCGCTCGGCGACGTGGTCTTCCTCGAACTGCCCGCGCCCGGCCGGACCGTGGCGGCGGGCGAGCCGTGCGGCGAGATCGAGTCGACGAAGTCGGTCAGCGAGCTGTACGCGCCCGCCGCCGGCGAGATCGTCGCCGTGAACGAGGCCGCCGCCGCCGAGCCGGGCCTGCTCAACAGCGACCCGTACGGGCAGGGCTGGCTGTTCCGGCTGCGCCTGACCGGCACGCCCGAGCTGCTGGACGCGGCCGCCTACGCGGCGTTCACGGGGGAGGCGGCGTGA
- a CDS encoding helix-turn-helix domain-containing protein — translation MTTTVRDQRPVGELLRGWREHRRLTQLELSNQAEVSTRHLSFVETGRSRPSRDMVLHLAEQLDIPLRERNRLLLSAGYAPVYGQAPLDSPRLGPVRAALRQVLAGHEPYPAVVVDRWWNLVDANAALGVLTAGIADHLLAAPANVLRAGLHPQGMAPHIVNLGEWRAHLLGRLRRQVAATTDPELAALYEELRDYPCDQPEPEVETPGPGDIVVPLRLRHDGGELAFISIVATFGTPLDVTVAELSIESFFPADEHTAEVLRRWRSTPDAAP, via the coding sequence ATGACGACGACGGTGCGCGACCAGCGGCCGGTGGGGGAGCTGCTGCGGGGGTGGCGCGAGCACCGGCGGCTGACCCAGCTGGAGCTGTCCAACCAGGCCGAGGTGTCCACCCGGCACCTGAGCTTCGTGGAGACGGGCCGCTCGCGGCCGAGCCGGGACATGGTGCTGCACCTGGCCGAGCAGCTCGACATCCCGCTGCGCGAGCGCAACCGGCTGCTGCTCAGCGCCGGCTACGCGCCGGTGTACGGGCAGGCGCCGCTGGACTCGCCGCGCCTGGGGCCGGTGCGCGCCGCGCTGCGCCAGGTGCTCGCCGGGCACGAGCCGTACCCGGCGGTGGTGGTGGACCGGTGGTGGAACCTCGTCGACGCCAACGCCGCGCTGGGCGTGCTCACCGCGGGCATCGCGGATCACCTGCTGGCGGCCCCGGCCAACGTGCTGCGAGCGGGTCTGCATCCGCAGGGCATGGCGCCGCACATCGTGAACCTGGGTGAGTGGCGGGCCCACCTGCTCGGCAGGCTGCGCCGGCAGGTCGCCGCGACCACCGACCCGGAGCTGGCCGCGCTGTACGAGGAGCTGCGCGACTACCCGTGCGACCAGCCGGAGCCGGAGGTCGAGACGCCCGGCCCCGGCGACATCGTGGTGCCGCTACGGCTGCGGCACGACGGCGGTGAGCTGGCGTTCATCAGCATCGTGGCGACGTTCGGCACGCCGCTGGACGTGACCGTGGCCGAGCTGTCCATCGAGTCGTTCTTCCCGGCCGACGAGCACACCGCCGAGGTGCTGCGCCGGTGGCGGTCCACACCGGATGCCGCCCCTTGA
- a CDS encoding cyclopropane-fatty-acyl-phospholipid synthase family protein — protein MDLPRSFTIRESSHRVHNPFTEDKLGVLGRAVRLRPGTTVLDLACGTGELLCRWARDHGVTGTGVDISTVFTAKARERAAELGVADRVTFVHGDAAGHVAPTPVDVACCIGATWIGGGFAGTLDLLARSLRPGGLLLVGEPFWRQDPPDQATVAGCHATSKDDYRDLPGLVELCGEQGWDLVEMVLADEDSWDRYAAAQWFNIRAWLDADPDDELAAEFRAELDRAPLDYVRYLRPYLGWGVFALKRR, from the coding sequence GTGGATCTTCCACGTAGCTTCACCATCCGCGAGAGCAGCCACCGCGTCCACAACCCGTTCACCGAGGACAAGCTCGGCGTGCTGGGCCGGGCCGTCCGCCTGCGCCCCGGCACCACCGTGCTCGACCTGGCCTGCGGCACCGGCGAGCTGCTCTGCCGGTGGGCCCGTGACCACGGCGTCACCGGCACCGGCGTCGACATCAGCACCGTCTTCACCGCCAAGGCCCGGGAACGGGCCGCCGAGCTCGGCGTCGCCGACCGGGTCACCTTCGTGCACGGCGACGCCGCCGGGCACGTGGCACCCACCCCCGTCGACGTGGCCTGCTGCATCGGGGCCACCTGGATCGGCGGCGGCTTCGCCGGCACCCTCGACCTGCTCGCCCGCAGCCTGCGGCCGGGCGGGCTGCTGCTCGTCGGGGAGCCGTTCTGGCGGCAGGACCCGCCCGACCAGGCCACCGTCGCGGGCTGCCACGCCACGTCCAAGGACGACTATCGCGACCTGCCGGGCCTCGTCGAGCTGTGCGGGGAGCAGGGCTGGGACCTGGTCGAGATGGTCCTGGCCGACGAGGACAGCTGGGACCGGTACGCCGCCGCACAGTGGTTCAACATCCGGGCCTGGCTGGACGCCGACCCTGATGACGAGCTGGCCGCGGAGTTCCGGGCCGAGCTGGACCGGGCGCCGCTGGACTACGTCCGCTACCTGCGGCCGTACCTCGGCTGGGGCGTCTTCGCCCTGAAGCGCCGCTGA
- a CDS encoding VOC family protein, producing the protein MTETAQRISPAQFHQAEGVGDWRVIGDGACAWFRIPSFAAGARFVQAISELPGTPAPDVDLRDGAVTVRLIRWVPGFFGMTEAHVAQARQISAAARELGLTADPSRAQNVQICLDALVVPDVMPFWLAVLGYTERGDCPGDMIDPRQRGPLVYFQEMDAPRPQRNRIHLDIWVAHDQAEARVAAALAAGGRLVTDEHAPSWWVLADAEGNEVCIGTWLTRAE; encoded by the coding sequence ATGACCGAGACGGCACAGCGGATCTCGCCCGCGCAGTTCCACCAGGCGGAGGGCGTCGGCGACTGGCGCGTCATCGGCGACGGCGCGTGCGCCTGGTTCCGGATCCCGTCGTTCGCCGCGGGTGCGCGGTTCGTGCAGGCGATCAGCGAGCTGCCCGGCACGCCCGCGCCCGACGTCGACCTGCGGGACGGGGCGGTGACCGTACGCCTGATCCGGTGGGTCCCCGGCTTCTTCGGGATGACGGAGGCGCACGTCGCGCAGGCCCGGCAGATCTCGGCCGCGGCGCGTGAGCTGGGCCTGACCGCCGACCCGTCCCGGGCGCAGAACGTGCAGATCTGCCTCGACGCCCTGGTGGTGCCCGACGTCATGCCGTTCTGGCTGGCGGTGCTCGGCTACACCGAGCGGGGCGACTGTCCCGGTGACATGATCGACCCCCGGCAGCGCGGGCCGCTGGTCTACTTCCAGGAGATGGACGCGCCGCGCCCGCAGCGCAACCGGATCCACCTCGACATCTGGGTCGCGCACGACCAGGCCGAGGCGCGGGTCGCGGCGGCGCTCGCGGCGGGCGGCAGGCTGGTCACCGACGAGCACGCGCCGTCGTGGTGGGTGCTGGCCGACGCCGAGGGCAACGAGGTCTGCATCGGCACCTGGCTGACGCGTGCCGAGTAG